From Bifidobacterium sp. ESL0790, one genomic window encodes:
- a CDS encoding alpha-glucosidase has translation MVEQQRKAIPDEIRTNGATPNPWWANAVVYQVYPRSFQDSNDDGFGDIPGIISRLDYIAGLGVDVLWLSPVYVSPQVDNGYDIADYQNIDPRFGTMDDMDELLRQAHQRGLKVVMDLVVNHTSDEHAWFQASRDKNDEHADWYWWRPARKGHEPGAPGAEPNKWGSYFGGSAWTYDLKRGEYYLHQYSSKQPDLNWENPAVRKAIYAMMNWWMDRGVDGFRMDVIVEISKRVDSHGHLPGEQGGHIPDLPASHGYSTPFLACTDGPRLDEFLREMRHEVFDGRDGYLTVGEAPGLRVKRDGVITDPANGELDMMFLFTHVLFDGKNYDTWNPIPFRMSALRKILAKEQKVVREAGWASLYFENHDQPRVISRWGDDSEAMRVRCAKAFALLLHMHRGTPYIFQGEELGMTNAHFTRLDQYRDIQSLNAYRDHVEGDYGMSPDEMLDLLAKRSRDNARTPMQWDDSRYAGFMSPDADAEPWLAVNPNHDAINAKAEMADLDSVYSFYKRLIELRHKNMVVAAGDWELIDRHDENVYAFVRSLGDERLLVVVNCSSEEAAIPRQSAKLISESGELDDGRLVISTTGAFPSEGRLGPWEGFVYKV, from the coding sequence ATGGTCGAACAGCAACGGAAGGCGATTCCCGACGAGATACGGACCAACGGGGCGACGCCGAACCCATGGTGGGCCAACGCGGTGGTCTACCAGGTCTATCCGCGCAGTTTCCAAGACAGCAACGACGACGGTTTCGGCGACATTCCGGGCATCATCTCGCGGCTCGACTATATCGCAGGCCTCGGCGTGGATGTGCTGTGGCTCAGCCCGGTCTACGTCTCACCGCAGGTCGACAACGGCTACGACATCGCCGATTACCAGAACATCGACCCTCGGTTCGGCACGATGGACGACATGGACGAGCTGCTGCGGCAGGCGCACCAACGCGGGCTCAAGGTCGTCATGGACCTCGTCGTCAATCACACCTCCGACGAGCACGCATGGTTCCAAGCCAGCCGCGACAAGAACGACGAGCATGCAGACTGGTATTGGTGGCGGCCCGCGCGCAAGGGCCACGAGCCCGGCGCTCCCGGCGCGGAGCCGAACAAGTGGGGTTCCTATTTCGGCGGATCGGCCTGGACCTACGACCTCAAGCGCGGAGAATACTATCTCCACCAATATTCGTCCAAACAGCCGGACCTCAACTGGGAGAATCCCGCCGTGCGCAAGGCCATCTACGCGATGATGAATTGGTGGATGGACCGCGGTGTCGACGGCTTCCGCATGGACGTGATCGTCGAGATATCCAAGCGCGTCGATTCCCATGGCCACCTGCCGGGCGAGCAGGGAGGCCACATTCCCGATTTGCCGGCCAGCCATGGCTATTCCACGCCGTTCCTCGCCTGCACGGATGGGCCGAGGCTCGACGAGTTCCTGCGCGAGATGCGCCATGAGGTCTTCGACGGCCGCGACGGCTATCTCACCGTCGGCGAGGCGCCCGGGCTGCGTGTGAAGCGCGACGGGGTCATCACCGATCCGGCCAACGGCGAGCTCGACATGATGTTCCTCTTCACCCACGTGCTCTTCGACGGCAAGAACTATGACACATGGAATCCCATCCCGTTCAGGATGAGCGCGCTGCGCAAGATTCTGGCGAAGGAGCAGAAGGTGGTGCGCGAGGCCGGTTGGGCGAGCCTCTATTTCGAGAACCACGACCAGCCCAGGGTCATTTCGCGTTGGGGCGACGACAGCGAGGCCATGCGCGTCAGGTGCGCCAAGGCGTTCGCGTTGCTGCTGCACATGCACCGCGGCACGCCGTATATCTTCCAGGGTGAGGAGCTGGGCATGACCAACGCCCACTTCACGCGGCTCGACCAATACCGTGATATCCAGAGCCTCAACGCCTACCGCGACCACGTCGAAGGCGATTATGGGATGTCGCCGGACGAGATGCTCGATTTGCTGGCCAAACGCAGCCGCGACAACGCGCGAACCCCGATGCAGTGGGACGATTCGAGATACGCCGGGTTCATGTCGCCGGACGCGGATGCGGAACCTTGGCTCGCGGTCAATCCCAACCACGACGCGATCAACGCGAAGGCCGAGATGGCCGACCTCGATTCCGTTTATAGCTTCTACAAGCGGCTGATAGAGCTGCGGCACAAGAACATGGTCGTCGCGGCCGGCGATTGGGAGTTGATCGACAGGCATGACGAGAACGTCTATGCGTTCGTCAGGTCTCTGGGCGACGAGCGGTTGCTGGTCGTGGTGAATTGCTCGTCGGAGGAGGCCGCGATTCCCAGGCAATCGGCGAAATTGATCTCGGAGAGCGGGGAGCTGGATGATGGTCGGCTCGTGATCTCCACGACCGGCGCGTTCCCGAGCGAGGGTCGGCTTGGGCCTTGGGAAGGCTTCGTATACAAGGTCTGA
- a CDS encoding NAD(P)-dependent oxidoreductase: protein MDYIETQSERTDLPLVVVPTMFEAMYQPLASSLKLLHDVARVRLYRDFNISDDAIIERCREADTVMVIGFHVNGSLLDQLADHVRCFVFGGTGVTNFIDLKRTRELGIRVCNTVHYGDETVAEYTFALILELARSVGAMDRDIRAGGWAGREGFALKDKTLGIIGFGGIGQSVARIADGFGMHTLVWNSHVNAATARSLGSTPVDSIAELMDHSDVVSLHLPLNAETARLITASDLEHLKPGSLFINTARAELIESGALVNRLKRGDVKAALDVFDKEPLPTDDPLRSISNAILTPHVAWRADDAYADMSRQVARSILAFYNGECFNVVD from the coding sequence ATGGACTATATCGAAACCCAATCGGAACGTACCGACCTGCCACTGGTGGTGGTCCCCACGATGTTCGAGGCGATGTACCAGCCGCTCGCCTCCAGCCTCAAGCTGTTGCACGACGTGGCGCGGGTGCGGCTCTACCGGGATTTCAACATCAGCGACGACGCCATCATCGAGCGCTGCCGCGAGGCCGACACCGTGATGGTCATCGGTTTCCACGTCAACGGCAGCCTGCTCGACCAGCTCGCCGACCACGTGCGCTGCTTCGTCTTCGGCGGCACCGGCGTCACCAATTTCATCGACCTCAAGCGCACGCGGGAGCTCGGCATCCGGGTGTGCAACACCGTGCATTATGGCGACGAGACGGTGGCCGAATACACCTTCGCCCTGATTCTCGAGCTCGCGCGCAGCGTGGGTGCCATGGATCGGGACATCCGCGCCGGCGGCTGGGCCGGACGTGAGGGATTCGCCCTCAAAGACAAGACGCTGGGCATCATCGGCTTCGGCGGCATCGGCCAGAGCGTGGCCCGCATCGCCGACGGGTTCGGCATGCACACGCTGGTCTGGAACTCGCACGTCAACGCCGCCACCGCCCGCTCGCTGGGCTCCACACCCGTCGACTCCATCGCCGAGCTCATGGACCACTCCGACGTCGTCAGCCTCCACCTGCCCCTGAACGCCGAGACCGCAAGGCTCATCACCGCCTCCGACCTGGAGCATCTCAAGCCAGGGAGCCTCTTCATCAACACCGCACGCGCAGAACTCATCGAATCTGGGGCGCTGGTCAACCGCCTCAAGCGCGGCGACGTCAAGGCCGCACTTGACGTTTTCGACAAGGAGCCGTTGCCGACGGACGATCCACTTCGCTCGATTTCGAACGCCATCCTCACCCCGCACGTGGCCTGGCGCGCCGACGACGCCTACGCCGACATGTCGCGTCAGGTGGCGCGCTCCATCCTCGCCTTCTACAATGGCGAGTGTTTCAACGTGGTCGATTAG